In one window of Elaeis guineensis isolate ETL-2024a unplaced genomic scaffold, EG11 Super_Scaffold_1000033, whole genome shotgun sequence DNA:
- the LOC105036039 gene encoding BURP domain-containing protein 6-like produces the protein MCTSFSSYLVSFSVQLLVSSSMARFLVFLYSFLLAVGACHAALPADVYWNSVLPNTPMPSAIHDMTRPGVFGDEKWDKSDSRNIGWGKAVTEDQIQDPSVTNYFFEKDLHPGANMTMHFVRTITGATLLPRQAADSIPFSSAKLPEILSRLSITPNSIEAKAMKKTLQDCEEPAIEGETKYCATSVEAMVDFSTSSLGTRDVQALSAAVDREGTPKQVYSISKVQKQPCSKVVICHGENYAYAVFYCHMMSSEAYKVSMVGKDGTKVEAVAVCHTDTAGFNPEHFAFKVLNVKPGTVPICHLIAQGDIVWTPNK, from the exons ATGTGCACCAGCTTCTCTAGCTACCTTGTCAGCTTTAGTGTTCAACTCTTGGTTTCCTCATCCATGGCTCGTTTCCTAGTTTTTCTTTATTCCTTTTTG CTTGCAGTTGGAGCATGTCATGCTGCTTTGCCTGCAGATGTCTACTGGAACTCAGTCTTGCCCAACACTCCCATGCCAAGTGCCATCCACGATATGACACGTCCTG GTGTGTTTGGAGATGAGAAGTGGGACAAATCCGACTCTCGCAATATTGGGTGGGGCAAAGCCGTTACTGAGGACCAAATCCAGGATCCCTCCGTAACCAACTACTTCTTTGAGAAAGACTTGCACCCGGGTGCCAACATGACGATGCACTTCGTCCGGACCATCACCGGCGCTACCCTTCTTCCACGCCAAGCCGCCGACTCCATCCCCTTCTCCTCCGCCAAGCTCCCGGAGATCCTTTCCCGCCTCTCCATCACGCCCAACTCCATCGAAGCCAAGGCCATGAAGAAGACCCTTCAAGACTGCGAGGAGCCAGCGATCGAGGGAGAGACCAAATACTGCGCCACCTCGGTCGAGGCTATGGTGGATTTCAGCACGTCCAGCCTTGGGACTCGTGACGTCCAAGCCCTGTCGGCGGCGGTCGATAGGGAGGGTACACCGAAACAAGTTTACAGCATATCCAAGGTGCAGAAGCAGCCTTGCTCTAAGGTGGTGATTTGCCACGGTGAGAACTACGCATACGCTGTGTTCTACTGCCACATGATGAGCTCAGAGGCGTACAAGGTGTCGATGGTCGGGAAGGATGGGACCAAGGTGGAGGCGGTGGCTGTATGCCACACCGACACGGCCGGATTCAACCCCGAGCACTTCGCCTTCAAGGTGCTCAACGTCAAGCCCGGAACGGTGCCCATCTGCCACTTAATAGCGCAGGGCGATATTGTTTGGACTCCCAACAAATAG